Genomic DNA from Dysidea avara chromosome 10, odDysAvar1.4, whole genome shotgun sequence:
tttttcgggtaaaacttattgcaaggccgtTTTTTTTTTAAGGTGCaaaaatccacgaaaccatatgatttctgaccaacccctactatacagtactatcgtactgtatgatatgggGGGTACAAATCTAATTAATGTAATTTTATCTTTAGccgagtgcaaccactggatgtactatatatgcatgcctaaaaattttgtttatgggtcagcagctagtacgttctggttacgtttcAGATACAATGGACAGAtaaatcctagagatatcatggagaattttggttatgcAAGTTTAAAGTTATAaatgaattgtttatggaatgACTATgaagtttactaaaggcctagctAGGTAAACTTGcttgtagagtagttacttCGTGCAAAGTGGTAACTTCATGATGGGGATGTGGTCCGTATTCGGAAGCATGTGGAAACAATTGGTGAATGAGCTataacactagttctcaccttagcccaacatttttcaactcgtacGATAGCGAGGAATACAAAACGTTCTCTGTCAGATGTAGCCCAGTCTACATTTCATATggactacatacaaaatgtagcccgggtagctcctttgatctgaggtgtgaaaataACCTACTTTTTTTCTGTAGACACATCTCTCATTCTTCTACCACTCAGATCCCGACAAGCCTCAGTGTTCTGACTCTTTTGTGTTGACTTACCCATGGCACGAATCAGTGACCCAAACCctaaaaacattttttttaatcGTTTGCCAAAGTACACTTATAAGTTTCTCACCTCCTTTGCCCCCTAATAATCGTGGTATCGCACTCACACTAGCCATACTGTTATTCTGTGTGTCTACTTCATCATTGTCTGCTAACACTCGACCATCTTGTACCAGATAATAACCGTACCCATCTATACCctgtaaaattaatgatgtatTAATTAATGTTGAGATTTATTATCTATTCTACATTTTAACAACTCACTTTTCTTTGGGCAATATGCTTCTTTAGCAACAGAACTGGTGGATTTAAGATATCGGTCGTTACAAAGAGTACTGAGTTACACTGGGATATGCCAGAAATTGCGATGTTGGTCAACATCCTGCCGTAACAACGAAATTATTAGATACAGGTGTGGTTTATTTAGaataatcacgtgataaaaTAGGCGTAAAGCTTACTCAGTAAAAAGTAAAAATAGTGCGTGTCCTTGGTGCGTGTTCGTTCTTATCAAGATGAATTATGAAGGAGATCGCCTTGAACAGCGTATTGATATGGTCACTAATGAGACCTTAGATACTACACGAAGGATCAGACAAGTGGCGGAAGAGACCAACCAGATTGGTGTAGACACGTTAGTGACTCTGAACGAACAAGGGGAACAACTTGAGAATGTCGAAAACAGACTAGACACTATAGGAGCCGATTTAAAAGGTAAGAAAAGACCAGATTTGTGGTAATTGAAATGACGTACTTGTTACTTTGTTGTAGAAACGGATCGCCATCTTCACGAAATAGAGAAGTGTTGTGGTTGTTGTGTGTGTCCATGGAACCGTGTAAGAAGTGTCCAAAAGAGTCGAGAGTACAAGTCGGCCTATGGCACTGTAGATGAATACCATGACGATCCTGTCAGGCAACAACCTCGTCGTGGCAACAGGTCAGGAGAAAACTACGTCCAGAGAGTGACTAATGATGAACGAGAAGATGAAATGGAAGAAAACCTTCAGTAAGTCGTGTCTATTTTGTAAGTGTGTATAATTTGTACTTTGTCTTTTATAGGGTTGTCGGTGGCGTGTTGGGAAACTTGAAGGGAATGGCACAAGATATGGGAGATGAGTTGGACAGACAGAATAAACAGATTGAGAGGGTAGATAAGAAGGCAGAAGTACATGACATCCACTTAAAACAGGCTAACCAACGTATCAGACGACAGCTTTGAACatgtttttgtattgtgtaAATTGAAAATGTCAAGTGTAATGAAAGTGTCCTTGTTGCCTGTTTTTTAATTCATTACTTTTAATCAGTTATCCAGGATACCCTTTACTGCTCATCAGTGATGTAACAAACATCCTGGGTGTTATATGGTCAGGCCTTGTACCATATTCATATTCTATAATCACATTGATGCATTGTTAATGAGCATGTAGGGTATTGTTCTAGCCACATGAATGTTGGCTGACAATCAACCTAAAGTGGTGTATGTATGACtgcatgtgtatacatatgTTTTAGTAACACTGCAGCCTTCCTTGAACATGTGTTTGTCATGCTGTCATTGCTCTGTTGAGAGAAGTGTGGGGTTTTTTTTGCAACCAAGAGGATGCGGGAAAGTTACCTATTGAAGTCACCATACCTAGTCAGCATTTCcacttcatgcatgcatgattgtGCAATTGTAATAACTACTTAATGAttgattagctagctacactggACTAGCAACTTGCTATCAAGAGGTAATAATAGACCATGCCATCTCCTCCTGTATTATACTATTACTAGCTACAGAATTGGAGTCCCAACAAAACTGTGGTTTCCTTAACTCCATCATGGTAAAGCGGCCCCCCTGTTAGCTAATAGCTAGCAAGTTTTGTAGATGTAGTACAGGACCTATGATTTGATTAATTACCAATTATCACCATTTATTCCCTGAAATCTGGAATAAATTTATTGAGCGATCGTGTAATAAAGGTGTGTTTAATAATTCGAGATTAAATTTGTTCAGTTGTCAAAGATGAGTTACGAAGCGGAGCGCCTTGAACACCGAATTGACATGGTGACAGATGAAACACTGGACGCCACGCGAAGGATTAGACAAGTAGCGGAAGAGACACACCAGATTGGTGTAGACGTCGTTAAGACAGTGGACGAACAAGGACAACAACTTGATAATGTTGAAAACAAGCTAGATCAAATTGGTGATGATTTGAAAGGTAAGGAGTGTTCGGTGTCTAATGACGTAATGTCTTTTAAACATTATTTCTCCCACGCATCTGCGTATGTTATATAAAAACATTTATAAGTGTGGGTAGCGTAAGTGACCGATTATCGAAGATGGTTtatactttacttcataaatGTCTCCAGGAAAGTAGTATCAACCTGGAAATTTCAGCAGGAGGTAGCGCCTTTCTCGTAGAATACCTCACGTAAGTTTGAGCAATAGTATCCGATTAGTGTCCGTGTTATGAGTGGATTTCTGCATTCCGTAAAATATGAATTATCGAACACCGATacctattatcaagagttcataatatatataccaaggagagtatcctactctcatatacccctgtagaaaggcgtatcgtgaaggtATGACGTAACgtcaagatgttgtggtttgtgacgtacaggaagccgtaaaagtgcaagaatcgttagcgccgtttcacacttgcgacgctcaggatagccgtattcgcgaatggcctagtaagaaacgcctacgaagcggtcttaacccatgaaggaacgattgtagttgggtgagaaacgcttagagctggagttaatttggttgctagcgacgttagtaggcacgcgttcaatcgataccatgttcaactaatgacatcattaattatacaaagaaaaacgggtgaactcagaagtgttacgtcataacttcacgatacgcctttctacaggggtatatgagagtaggatactctccttattattattattattattattattgttactgagcagacagcgcagctgatatgctcaggaaaagaaaagcaatcataaaatgaatttagctacgtagttacaaagattacagttattgagttctatacaatgtttgcagttccgctgaaaaagagtcaatattgttgctctcaatgatggaagatggtaagttgttccaatccttaattgatctggagaaaaagctctgttggtatgaataggtggatgagtttggtagaataaaacgatgtgggtgatatagtctggtggatcttgtcattgaaataaaatgaggaggaattgacagtaaataatcttgatgtataattttaaaaagtgcttgtaatctggatattttacgtctcagctgaaggcttggccaagaaagatgctgtaacatagctgtgactgagctgattcgattgaaatcatttaggacccatctagctgccctacgctgtactttctctagctgttgaatattgttatggtggtatgggtcccagatgactgcagcgtattc
This window encodes:
- the LOC136236225 gene encoding synaptosomal-associated protein 23-like, coding for MNYEGDRLEQRIDMVTNETLDTTRRIRQVAEETNQIGVDTLVTLNEQGEQLENVENRLDTIGADLKETDRHLHEIEKCCGCCVCPWNRVRSVQKSREYKSAYGTVDEYHDDPVRQQPRRGNRSGENYVQRVTNDEREDEMEENLQVVGGVLGNLKGMAQDMGDELDRQNKQIERVDKKAEVHDIHLKQANQRIRRQL